In the Helianthus annuus cultivar XRQ/B chromosome 11, HanXRQr2.0-SUNRISE, whole genome shotgun sequence genome, one interval contains:
- the LOC110889494 gene encoding chlorophyllide a oxygenase, chloroplastic isoform X4, with protein sequence MHLHEKVVDVLNPLAREYKSIGTLKKDLAELQEELAQAHKQVHISEARVSAALDKLAYMETLVNDKLLEDKTSVTSDTATPTPTPTTYSAAFETAKSKAQRKSISVSGPVKPYHPCLKNFWYPVAFSRDLKDDTLIPIECFEEPWVLFRGKDGKPGCVKNTCAHRACPLDLGSVNEGRVQCPYHGWEYSTDGKCEKMPSTKFVNVKIKSLTCIEHEHMIWIWPGNEPSSPVIPSLNPPPGFQIHAEIVMELPVEHGLLLDNLLDLAHAPFTHTSTFAKGWSVPSFVKFFTPESGLQGYWDPYPIDMEFRPPCMVLSTIGISKPGKLKGQSTKQCSTHLHQLHVCLPSSRNKTRLLYRMSLDFAPVLQHIPFMHHLWKHFAEKVLNEDLRLVLGQQDRMINGANVWNWPVSYDKLGVRYRLWRNAVEKGVKQLPFTK encoded by the exons ATGCATCTTCATGAAAAg GTTGTAGATGTTTTAAATCCTCTTGCACGCGAGTACAAATCCATCGGGACATTGAAGAAGGATCTCGCAGAGTTACAAGAAGAGCTTGCACAAGCACATAAACAG GTACATATATCCGAAGCAAGGGTTAGTGCAGCTTTAGATAAGCTAGCATATATGGAGACCTTGGTGAATGACAAACTTTTGGAGGACAAAACGTCGGTCACGTCCGACACCGCAACTCCAACTCCAACTCCGACAACGTATTCCGCGGCCTTTGAAACTGCTAAAAGCAAAGCTCAAAGAAAAAGTATAAGCGTATCCGGTCCAGTCAAACCGTACCATCCTTGCTTGAAGAACTTCTGGTACCCTGTTGCTTTCTCCCGTGACCTTAAGGATGACACATTG aTACCTATCGAGTGCTTTGAGGAACCTTGGGTGTTATTTCGTGGGAAAGATGGAAAACCGGGATGTGTAAAGAACACGTGTGCGCATAGAGCGTGCCCTCTTGACTTAGGCTCTGTGAACGAGGGTCGGGTGCAGTGTCCTTACCATG GGTGGGAGTACTCTACAGACGGGAAATGTGAGAAAATGCCGTCTACAAAATTCGTCAACGTGAAGATAAAGTCACTTACATGCATTGAGCATGAGCACATGATATGGATCTGGCCCGGAAACGAGCCTTCTTCACCCGTTATTCCTTCACTAAATCCACCCCCAGGATTCCAGATACACGCtgag ATTGTCATGGAACTACCAGTGGAGCATGGGCTGCTTCTTGACAACCTTCTGGATCTCGCACACGCGCCTTTCACTCACACTTCCACATTCGCAAAGGGCTGGAGTGTCCCAAG CTTTGTAAAGTTTTTTACCCCTGAATCTGGGCTTCAAGGATACTGGGATCCATATCCGATCGATATGGAATTTAGACCGCCTTGTATGGTTTTATCAACCATCGGGATTTCAAAACCTGGAAAGCTAAAGGGCCAGAGCACCAAACAGTGTTCAACACATCTTCACCAACTACACGTGTGTTTACCGTCATCAAGAAATAAGACTAGACTGTTGTACCGAATGTCGCTTGATTTTGCTCCTGTTTTGCAACACATTCCTTTTATGCATCACCTATGGAAGCATTTTGCCGAAAAG GTTCTAAACGAGGATTTACGGCTTGTGCTTGGGCAACAAGATAGGATGATCAACGGGGCGAACGTGTGGAACTGGCCGGTATCATATGATAAGTTAGGAGTAAGATACAGGTTATGGAGAAATGCAGTGGAGAAAGGTGTTAAGCAATTACCCTTCACCAAATGA
- the LOC110889494 gene encoding chlorophyllide a oxygenase, chloroplastic isoform X1 — translation MSAIATAAALSLPFSLSPSSTNNNKVYSFSTPPLEISSFATAHARTCKGFKGRFTVFAASNGGEENGFDDKKNSWSSSLFNIEDPKFKIVPQSNRKFLDVNQALEVARYDLQYLDWRARQDVLTIMHLHEKVVDVLNPLAREYKSIGTLKKDLAELQEELAQAHKQVHISEARVSAALDKLAYMETLVNDKLLEDKTSVTSDTATPTPTPTTYSAAFETAKSKAQRKSISVSGPVKPYHPCLKNFWYPVAFSRDLKDDTLIPIECFEEPWVLFRGKDGKPGCVKNTCAHRACPLDLGSVNEGRVQCPYHGWEYSTDGKCEKMPSTKFVNVKIKSLTCIEHEHMIWIWPGNEPSSPVIPSLNPPPGFQIHAEIVMELPVEHGLLLDNLLDLAHAPFTHTSTFAKGWSVPSFVKFFTPESGLQGYWDPYPIDMEFRPPCMVLSTIGISKPGKLKGQSTKQCSTHLHQLHVCLPSSRNKTRLLYRMSLDFAPVLQHIPFMHHLWKHFAEKVLNEDLRLVLGQQDRMINGANVWNWPVSYDKLGVRYRLWRNAVEKGVKQLPFTK, via the exons ATGTCCGCCATTGCTACTGCAGCAGCTCTATCtcttcctttctctctttctcctTCTTCCACTAATAATAATAAG GTATATTCATTTTCGACTCCACCgttggaaatctcaagcttcgccactgcacaCGCGCGCACATGCAAG GGGTTCAAAGGAAGATTCACGGTATTCGCTGCGTCAAACGGCGGGGAAGAAAATGGATTCGACGATAAGAAAAACTCATGGAGTAGTAGTCTATTTAATATCGAAGATCCAAAGTTTAAAATAGTCCCACAAAGTAACAGAAAGTTTTTAGATGTTAATCAAGCACTTGAAGTGGCTAGATATGATCTTCAATATTTGGATTGGCGAGCGCGTCAAGACGTTCTTACGATCATGCATCTTCATGAAAAg GTTGTAGATGTTTTAAATCCTCTTGCACGCGAGTACAAATCCATCGGGACATTGAAGAAGGATCTCGCAGAGTTACAAGAAGAGCTTGCACAAGCACATAAACAG GTACATATATCCGAAGCAAGGGTTAGTGCAGCTTTAGATAAGCTAGCATATATGGAGACCTTGGTGAATGACAAACTTTTGGAGGACAAAACGTCGGTCACGTCCGACACCGCAACTCCAACTCCAACTCCGACAACGTATTCCGCGGCCTTTGAAACTGCTAAAAGCAAAGCTCAAAGAAAAAGTATAAGCGTATCCGGTCCAGTCAAACCGTACCATCCTTGCTTGAAGAACTTCTGGTACCCTGTTGCTTTCTCCCGTGACCTTAAGGATGACACATTG aTACCTATCGAGTGCTTTGAGGAACCTTGGGTGTTATTTCGTGGGAAAGATGGAAAACCGGGATGTGTAAAGAACACGTGTGCGCATAGAGCGTGCCCTCTTGACTTAGGCTCTGTGAACGAGGGTCGGGTGCAGTGTCCTTACCATG GGTGGGAGTACTCTACAGACGGGAAATGTGAGAAAATGCCGTCTACAAAATTCGTCAACGTGAAGATAAAGTCACTTACATGCATTGAGCATGAGCACATGATATGGATCTGGCCCGGAAACGAGCCTTCTTCACCCGTTATTCCTTCACTAAATCCACCCCCAGGATTCCAGATACACGCtgag ATTGTCATGGAACTACCAGTGGAGCATGGGCTGCTTCTTGACAACCTTCTGGATCTCGCACACGCGCCTTTCACTCACACTTCCACATTCGCAAAGGGCTGGAGTGTCCCAAG CTTTGTAAAGTTTTTTACCCCTGAATCTGGGCTTCAAGGATACTGGGATCCATATCCGATCGATATGGAATTTAGACCGCCTTGTATGGTTTTATCAACCATCGGGATTTCAAAACCTGGAAAGCTAAAGGGCCAGAGCACCAAACAGTGTTCAACACATCTTCACCAACTACACGTGTGTTTACCGTCATCAAGAAATAAGACTAGACTGTTGTACCGAATGTCGCTTGATTTTGCTCCTGTTTTGCAACACATTCCTTTTATGCATCACCTATGGAAGCATTTTGCCGAAAAG GTTCTAAACGAGGATTTACGGCTTGTGCTTGGGCAACAAGATAGGATGATCAACGGGGCGAACGTGTGGAACTGGCCGGTATCATATGATAAGTTAGGAGTAAGATACAGGTTATGGAGAAATGCAGTGGAGAAAGGTGTTAAGCAATTACCCTTCACCAAATGA
- the LOC110889494 gene encoding chlorophyllide a oxygenase, chloroplastic isoform X3 has product MSAIATAAALSLPFSLSPSSTNNKGFKGRFTVFAASNGGEENGFDDKKNSWSSSLFNIEDPKFKIVPQSNRKFLDVNQALEVARYDLQYLDWRARQDVLTIMHLHEKVVDVLNPLAREYKSIGTLKKDLAELQEELAQAHKQVHISEARVSAALDKLAYMETLVNDKLLEDKTSVTSDTATPTPTPTTYSAAFETAKSKAQRKSISVSGPVKPYHPCLKNFWYPVAFSRDLKDDTLIPIECFEEPWVLFRGKDGKPGCVKNTCAHRACPLDLGSVNEGRVQCPYHGWEYSTDGKCEKMPSTKFVNVKIKSLTCIEHEHMIWIWPGNEPSSPVIPSLNPPPGFQIHAEIVMELPVEHGLLLDNLLDLAHAPFTHTSTFAKGWSVPSFVKFFTPESGLQGYWDPYPIDMEFRPPCMVLSTIGISKPGKLKGQSTKQCSTHLHQLHVCLPSSRNKTRLLYRMSLDFAPVLQHIPFMHHLWKHFAEKVLNEDLRLVLGQQDRMINGANVWNWPVSYDKLGVRYRLWRNAVEKGVKQLPFTK; this is encoded by the exons ATGTCCGCCATTGCTACTGCAGCAGCTCTATCtcttcctttctctctttctcctTCTTCCACTAATAATA AGGGGTTCAAAGGAAGATTCACGGTATTCGCTGCGTCAAACGGCGGGGAAGAAAATGGATTCGACGATAAGAAAAACTCATGGAGTAGTAGTCTATTTAATATCGAAGATCCAAAGTTTAAAATAGTCCCACAAAGTAACAGAAAGTTTTTAGATGTTAATCAAGCACTTGAAGTGGCTAGATATGATCTTCAATATTTGGATTGGCGAGCGCGTCAAGACGTTCTTACGATCATGCATCTTCATGAAAAg GTTGTAGATGTTTTAAATCCTCTTGCACGCGAGTACAAATCCATCGGGACATTGAAGAAGGATCTCGCAGAGTTACAAGAAGAGCTTGCACAAGCACATAAACAG GTACATATATCCGAAGCAAGGGTTAGTGCAGCTTTAGATAAGCTAGCATATATGGAGACCTTGGTGAATGACAAACTTTTGGAGGACAAAACGTCGGTCACGTCCGACACCGCAACTCCAACTCCAACTCCGACAACGTATTCCGCGGCCTTTGAAACTGCTAAAAGCAAAGCTCAAAGAAAAAGTATAAGCGTATCCGGTCCAGTCAAACCGTACCATCCTTGCTTGAAGAACTTCTGGTACCCTGTTGCTTTCTCCCGTGACCTTAAGGATGACACATTG aTACCTATCGAGTGCTTTGAGGAACCTTGGGTGTTATTTCGTGGGAAAGATGGAAAACCGGGATGTGTAAAGAACACGTGTGCGCATAGAGCGTGCCCTCTTGACTTAGGCTCTGTGAACGAGGGTCGGGTGCAGTGTCCTTACCATG GGTGGGAGTACTCTACAGACGGGAAATGTGAGAAAATGCCGTCTACAAAATTCGTCAACGTGAAGATAAAGTCACTTACATGCATTGAGCATGAGCACATGATATGGATCTGGCCCGGAAACGAGCCTTCTTCACCCGTTATTCCTTCACTAAATCCACCCCCAGGATTCCAGATACACGCtgag ATTGTCATGGAACTACCAGTGGAGCATGGGCTGCTTCTTGACAACCTTCTGGATCTCGCACACGCGCCTTTCACTCACACTTCCACATTCGCAAAGGGCTGGAGTGTCCCAAG CTTTGTAAAGTTTTTTACCCCTGAATCTGGGCTTCAAGGATACTGGGATCCATATCCGATCGATATGGAATTTAGACCGCCTTGTATGGTTTTATCAACCATCGGGATTTCAAAACCTGGAAAGCTAAAGGGCCAGAGCACCAAACAGTGTTCAACACATCTTCACCAACTACACGTGTGTTTACCGTCATCAAGAAATAAGACTAGACTGTTGTACCGAATGTCGCTTGATTTTGCTCCTGTTTTGCAACACATTCCTTTTATGCATCACCTATGGAAGCATTTTGCCGAAAAG GTTCTAAACGAGGATTTACGGCTTGTGCTTGGGCAACAAGATAGGATGATCAACGGGGCGAACGTGTGGAACTGGCCGGTATCATATGATAAGTTAGGAGTAAGATACAGGTTATGGAGAAATGCAGTGGAGAAAGGTGTTAAGCAATTACCCTTCACCAAATGA
- the LOC110889494 gene encoding chlorophyllide a oxygenase, chloroplastic isoform X2: MSAIATAAALSLPFSLSPSSTNNNKGFKGRFTVFAASNGGEENGFDDKKNSWSSSLFNIEDPKFKIVPQSNRKFLDVNQALEVARYDLQYLDWRARQDVLTIMHLHEKVVDVLNPLAREYKSIGTLKKDLAELQEELAQAHKQVHISEARVSAALDKLAYMETLVNDKLLEDKTSVTSDTATPTPTPTTYSAAFETAKSKAQRKSISVSGPVKPYHPCLKNFWYPVAFSRDLKDDTLIPIECFEEPWVLFRGKDGKPGCVKNTCAHRACPLDLGSVNEGRVQCPYHGWEYSTDGKCEKMPSTKFVNVKIKSLTCIEHEHMIWIWPGNEPSSPVIPSLNPPPGFQIHAEIVMELPVEHGLLLDNLLDLAHAPFTHTSTFAKGWSVPSFVKFFTPESGLQGYWDPYPIDMEFRPPCMVLSTIGISKPGKLKGQSTKQCSTHLHQLHVCLPSSRNKTRLLYRMSLDFAPVLQHIPFMHHLWKHFAEKVLNEDLRLVLGQQDRMINGANVWNWPVSYDKLGVRYRLWRNAVEKGVKQLPFTK, encoded by the exons ATGTCCGCCATTGCTACTGCAGCAGCTCTATCtcttcctttctctctttctcctTCTTCCACTAATAATAATAAG GGGTTCAAAGGAAGATTCACGGTATTCGCTGCGTCAAACGGCGGGGAAGAAAATGGATTCGACGATAAGAAAAACTCATGGAGTAGTAGTCTATTTAATATCGAAGATCCAAAGTTTAAAATAGTCCCACAAAGTAACAGAAAGTTTTTAGATGTTAATCAAGCACTTGAAGTGGCTAGATATGATCTTCAATATTTGGATTGGCGAGCGCGTCAAGACGTTCTTACGATCATGCATCTTCATGAAAAg GTTGTAGATGTTTTAAATCCTCTTGCACGCGAGTACAAATCCATCGGGACATTGAAGAAGGATCTCGCAGAGTTACAAGAAGAGCTTGCACAAGCACATAAACAG GTACATATATCCGAAGCAAGGGTTAGTGCAGCTTTAGATAAGCTAGCATATATGGAGACCTTGGTGAATGACAAACTTTTGGAGGACAAAACGTCGGTCACGTCCGACACCGCAACTCCAACTCCAACTCCGACAACGTATTCCGCGGCCTTTGAAACTGCTAAAAGCAAAGCTCAAAGAAAAAGTATAAGCGTATCCGGTCCAGTCAAACCGTACCATCCTTGCTTGAAGAACTTCTGGTACCCTGTTGCTTTCTCCCGTGACCTTAAGGATGACACATTG aTACCTATCGAGTGCTTTGAGGAACCTTGGGTGTTATTTCGTGGGAAAGATGGAAAACCGGGATGTGTAAAGAACACGTGTGCGCATAGAGCGTGCCCTCTTGACTTAGGCTCTGTGAACGAGGGTCGGGTGCAGTGTCCTTACCATG GGTGGGAGTACTCTACAGACGGGAAATGTGAGAAAATGCCGTCTACAAAATTCGTCAACGTGAAGATAAAGTCACTTACATGCATTGAGCATGAGCACATGATATGGATCTGGCCCGGAAACGAGCCTTCTTCACCCGTTATTCCTTCACTAAATCCACCCCCAGGATTCCAGATACACGCtgag ATTGTCATGGAACTACCAGTGGAGCATGGGCTGCTTCTTGACAACCTTCTGGATCTCGCACACGCGCCTTTCACTCACACTTCCACATTCGCAAAGGGCTGGAGTGTCCCAAG CTTTGTAAAGTTTTTTACCCCTGAATCTGGGCTTCAAGGATACTGGGATCCATATCCGATCGATATGGAATTTAGACCGCCTTGTATGGTTTTATCAACCATCGGGATTTCAAAACCTGGAAAGCTAAAGGGCCAGAGCACCAAACAGTGTTCAACACATCTTCACCAACTACACGTGTGTTTACCGTCATCAAGAAATAAGACTAGACTGTTGTACCGAATGTCGCTTGATTTTGCTCCTGTTTTGCAACACATTCCTTTTATGCATCACCTATGGAAGCATTTTGCCGAAAAG GTTCTAAACGAGGATTTACGGCTTGTGCTTGGGCAACAAGATAGGATGATCAACGGGGCGAACGTGTGGAACTGGCCGGTATCATATGATAAGTTAGGAGTAAGATACAGGTTATGGAGAAATGCAGTGGAGAAAGGTGTTAAGCAATTACCCTTCACCAAATGA